A genome region from Bacteroidota bacterium includes the following:
- a CDS encoding phenylalanine--tRNA ligase subunit beta: protein MKISLNWLKEYITTDLPPNEIAALLTNCGLEVESMEEAETIKGGLKGLVIGEVKEKIKHPNADKLSLTKVDVGGNELLSIVCGAPNVEAGQKVVVATVGTTVHPVNGEPFEIKKSKIRGENSEGMICAEDEIGLGESHDGILVLDAKAKTGTPAAEFFGVASDFVFEIGLTPNRADAASHFGVARDLAAAILAKKLQDDPFAEHVAPQLPSSENIAEDLPASKISVELKNPDACIRYSGICISGIEVKASPDWMQNRLRAIGVRPINNVVDVTNYVLHELGQPLHAFDADTIAGKKVIVQKVAAGTKFVTLDGVERKLSANDLMICDAEKPMCMAGVFGGLHSGVTEKTKNIFLESACFESVHIRKTSKLHALKTDSSFRFERGTDPEMTIFALQRAAFLLGETADGNISSALVDSYPVKVQPKEIAFTFSKCEMLIGKVIDHVIVKKIILALGIEISTEGKDALLLSVPAFKVDVTRDADVVEEVLRIYGYNNIPFPDFLRASLSFAPKPDPEKINDRVAEHLAANGFLEILNNSLTKAAYYDLLSTNKEQHVTILNPLSSDLGILRRSLLFGGLETIAYNQKRKNSDLRLFESGKIYRRKVAEKSKIENPDSKIQWPYLELQRLSIFITGKKSVESWNVKSEQADFFDLKSGVRSVLDCLGFNDGKYSSIDAPEFSEAMSVVVRKKEVARFGKVAQSVTKALDVAGEVWYADFDWDAVLSLVASAKPIHFTEVPKFPSVRRDLALVIDKKVSYGEIEEIAWQTEKILLREVNLFDVYEGEKIGADKKSYAVSFILQDESATLTDGQIEKIMEKLTKMYSEKLGAVVRS, encoded by the coding sequence ATGAAAATTTCTCTCAACTGGCTCAAAGAATACATCACCACCGATCTTCCACCGAACGAGATCGCAGCTTTGCTTACGAATTGCGGGCTCGAAGTGGAAAGTATGGAAGAAGCAGAAACAATTAAGGGTGGATTGAAAGGACTTGTGATCGGTGAAGTGAAAGAAAAAATAAAACATCCGAATGCCGATAAACTTTCATTGACAAAAGTGGATGTGGGAGGAAATGAATTGCTTTCCATTGTGTGTGGTGCGCCGAATGTGGAAGCCGGACAAAAAGTAGTGGTTGCAACTGTGGGAACAACGGTTCACCCGGTGAATGGCGAACCTTTCGAAATAAAAAAATCAAAGATCCGCGGAGAAAACTCAGAAGGAATGATCTGCGCCGAAGATGAAATCGGGCTGGGCGAATCGCATGATGGAATACTGGTACTCGATGCAAAAGCGAAAACCGGAACTCCTGCAGCAGAATTTTTCGGAGTCGCTTCCGATTTTGTTTTCGAGATCGGACTCACTCCCAATCGTGCCGATGCAGCTTCTCATTTTGGTGTTGCACGCGATCTTGCTGCGGCGATCCTTGCAAAAAAATTACAGGACGATCCGTTCGCTGAACATGTAGCTCCACAACTTCCTTCTTCCGAAAATATTGCAGAAGATCTTCCCGCTTCAAAAATTTCTGTCGAACTGAAAAATCCGGATGCCTGCATTCGCTATTCGGGAATCTGTATTTCAGGAATAGAAGTGAAAGCTTCGCCCGACTGGATGCAGAACCGCCTGCGCGCAATAGGGGTGCGCCCGATCAACAACGTGGTGGATGTGACGAATTATGTTTTACATGAACTCGGTCAACCGTTGCACGCATTCGATGCGGATACTATTGCAGGAAAAAAAGTGATTGTGCAGAAAGTTGCAGCAGGAACAAAATTTGTTACGCTCGATGGCGTGGAAAGAAAATTATCGGCGAATGATCTCATGATCTGTGATGCGGAAAAACCAATGTGCATGGCCGGCGTTTTCGGCGGACTTCATTCGGGCGTGACAGAAAAAACTAAAAATATTTTTCTCGAGAGCGCGTGTTTCGAATCGGTTCACATCCGTAAGACATCAAAACTTCATGCACTGAAAACAGATTCTTCTTTCCGGTTTGAAAGAGGAACCGATCCGGAGATGACGATCTTCGCATTGCAGCGCGCTGCATTTCTCCTCGGGGAAACGGCCGATGGAAATATTTCTTCAGCACTGGTCGATAGTTATCCCGTTAAAGTGCAGCCGAAAGAAATAGCATTCACCTTTTCAAAATGTGAAATGCTCATTGGAAAAGTGATCGATCATGTCATTGTGAAAAAAATAATTCTTGCACTCGGCATCGAAATTTCTACCGAAGGAAAAGATGCTTTGCTGCTTTCTGTTCCCGCGTTCAAAGTAGATGTGACACGCGATGCGGATGTGGTGGAAGAAGTGCTGCGCATTTATGGCTACAACAACATTCCATTCCCCGATTTTCTGCGTGCGTCACTTTCCTTTGCACCGAAACCCGATCCGGAAAAAATAAATGATAGAGTTGCAGAACATCTCGCTGCGAATGGATTTCTGGAAATTCTGAATAATTCATTGACAAAAGCAGCGTACTATGATCTGTTGTCCACAAATAAAGAACAGCACGTAACCATTCTCAACCCGCTGAGTTCAGATCTTGGCATTCTCCGTCGGTCGCTTTTATTCGGCGGACTTGAAACGATCGCCTACAACCAGAAAAGAAAAAATTCCGATCTGCGCCTTTTTGAATCCGGAAAAATCTATAGGAGGAAGGTAGCTGAAAAATCGAAAATCGAAAATCCGGATTCCAAAATACAATGGCCATACCTCGAATTACAGCGACTTTCGATTTTCATTACCGGAAAAAAATCTGTCGAAAGCTGGAATGTAAAAAGTGAGCAAGCAGATTTTTTTGATCTGAAATCCGGAGTACGATCTGTTTTGGATTGTCTTGGATTTAATGATGGAAAATATTCTTCCATTGATGCGCCGGAGTTTTCTGAAGCGATGTCGGTTGTTGTCCGCAAAAAGGAAGTAGCTCGTTTCGGAAAAGTTGCGCAGTCTGTCACTAAAGCGCTCGACGTTGCCGGCGAAGTGTGGTACGCCGATTTTGACTGGGATGCAGTTCTTTCTCTCGTTGCTTCCGCCAAACCCATTCATTTTACCGAGGTGCCCAAATTCCCTTCTGTGCGCAGGGATCTCGCATTGGTCATTGACAAAAAAGTTTCTTACGGTGAAATAGAAGAGATCGCCTGGCAGACAGAAAAAATTCTTTTGCGTGAAGTGAATCTGTTCGATGTGTACGAAGGAGAAAAAATAGGGGCCGATAAAAAATCGTATGCAGTGAGTTTTATTCTGCAGGATGAAAGTGCAACGCTCACCGATGGACAGATAGAAAAGATCATGGAGAAGCTGACGAAAATGTATTCGGAGAAATTGGGAGCGGTGGTGCGATCATAA
- a CDS encoding nucleoside deaminase, translated as MELSVFSDDHYMREALKEAQKAFDADEVPVGAVVVCEGRIIARAHNLTERLTDVTAHAEMQAITAAANFIGGKYLDECTIYVTLEPCVMCAGALQWSQVKKIVFGARDPKRGYLRLEKNILHPKTEVVSGLLEEESSQLLKTFFQKKRE; from the coding sequence ATGGAACTCTCCGTTTTTTCCGATGATCATTATATGCGCGAGGCCTTGAAAGAAGCGCAGAAAGCTTTTGATGCGGATGAAGTTCCCGTTGGTGCCGTCGTGGTTTGTGAAGGAAGAATCATTGCGCGCGCGCATAATCTCACCGAACGGTTGACCGATGTAACTGCGCATGCCGAGATGCAGGCGATAACTGCTGCGGCAAATTTTATCGGCGGAAAATATCTCGATGAGTGTACGATCTATGTTACGCTCGAGCCCTGCGTGATGTGCGCGGGTGCGCTCCAATGGTCGCAGGTGAAAAAAATTGTTTTCGGTGCGCGCGATCCTAAAAGAGGTTATCTCCGGCTTGAAAAAAATATTCTGCATCCGAAAACCGAAGTGGTAAGCGGTTTGCTCGAAGAAGAAAGTTCTCAATTACTGAAAACATTTTTCCAGAAGAAAAGAGAGTGA
- a CDS encoding ATP-binding protein — MITRAIEAYVEKLRKQFPAVALLGPRQCGKTTIAKNIKQKMGDKAIYFDLESPADNRKLEDPELFLLNTSARLIILDEIQRRPELFAILRSVIDRKRTNGRFLILGSATPELVAGASESLAGRIYYLDAHPFSLPEIRDHRNAPKHWFRGGFPGAFLARGEDEFHNWMTTFTRTFIERDLNQLFGTSFSTQVMSRLWRMIAHAHGQLWNANSFAKGLDISPTTVNRYVDHLEGAYIVRRLHPYYFNSRKRLTKSPKIYIRDSGILHFLAGITDQDILHQHPIVGHSWEGYVIEEICRKLGSNMMPYFYRTHDGGEIDLVLVKGIKPVACIEIKYSSSPSKTKSMTEGIKDLRTTHNFIIIPGNDATWKMSERVLVCNLQEFLDRYLPALMK; from the coding sequence ATGATCACGAGAGCTATTGAAGCGTATGTGGAAAAACTCCGGAAGCAATTTCCGGCTGTTGCACTATTGGGGCCACGGCAATGCGGCAAGACCACCATCGCGAAAAACATCAAACAGAAGATGGGAGATAAAGCTATTTACTTCGACCTGGAAAGCCCGGCTGACAACCGGAAGCTGGAAGACCCGGAATTATTTCTGCTGAACACTTCGGCCCGGCTCATTATTCTCGATGAGATTCAGCGCAGGCCGGAACTATTTGCCATACTGCGATCGGTTATCGACCGCAAGCGTACCAATGGCAGGTTTCTTATTCTTGGTTCTGCGACGCCGGAACTGGTAGCAGGTGCATCGGAATCGCTTGCGGGCAGGATCTATTATCTCGACGCGCATCCCTTCTCATTACCCGAGATACGTGATCACCGCAATGCCCCGAAGCACTGGTTCCGTGGTGGATTTCCCGGCGCGTTTCTTGCGCGTGGTGAAGATGAATTTCATAATTGGATGACGACTTTTACGCGAACATTCATCGAGCGTGATCTCAACCAATTGTTCGGTACATCATTTTCTACGCAGGTTATGTCGCGGCTGTGGCGGATGATCGCACATGCGCACGGGCAACTGTGGAATGCAAACTCATTTGCAAAAGGGCTTGACATCAGTCCGACCACCGTGAACAGGTATGTGGATCACCTCGAGGGCGCTTACATCGTGCGGCGCCTGCATCCTTATTATTTCAATTCCAGAAAACGTCTCACGAAGAGTCCGAAGATTTATATTCGCGACAGCGGCATCCTGCATTTTCTGGCGGGCATCACCGATCAGGACATACTGCATCAGCATCCTATCGTGGGACATTCATGGGAAGGTTATGTGATCGAAGAAATTTGCCGGAAGCTGGGAAGCAATATGATGCCGTACTTTTACAGAACACATGACGGAGGAGAGATTGATCTCGTACTCGTGAAAGGAATAAAACCCGTAGCGTGCATTGAAATCAAGTACAGTTCATCTCCATCGAAAACAAAAAGCATGACCGAAGGCATCAAGGATCTGCGCACCACGCACAATTTCATCATCATTCCCGGAAACGATGCAACGTGGAAAATGAGTGAGCGTGTTCTTGTCTGCAACCTGCAGGAATTTCTCGACCGTTACCTGCCCGCACTGATGAAATAA
- a CDS encoding DUF2147 domain-containing protein, translated as MKTIVTVLAIAIFPLLASFNTGGNPDAILGDWMTVENNLKVHVYKENGEFRAKITWFDDHGYKAPMDKCTDTENPDSTLRNRKVLGLQVLSGLTYSAEEDRWINGKIYDSNTGHTFDSVVWMAGPDKLTVKGYYLFEWIGQTLEFYRVK; from the coding sequence ATGAAAACGATAGTTACAGTTCTTGCCATCGCAATCTTTCCGCTTCTCGCCTCTTTCAACACAGGAGGAAATCCGGATGCGATTCTCGGCGATTGGATGACGGTAGAAAATAACCTGAAAGTTCACGTGTACAAGGAGAATGGAGAATTCCGTGCGAAGATCACCTGGTTTGATGATCATGGATACAAAGCGCCGATGGACAAATGCACCGACACAGAAAATCCGGATTCTACTCTGAGAAATCGTAAAGTTCTCGGACTCCAGGTGCTGAGCGGACTCACCTATAGCGCAGAAGAGGATCGATGGATAAACGGAAAAATTTACGATTCAAATACAGGCCATACTTTTGATTCCGTGGTGTGGATGGCCGGGCCGGATAAATTAACCGTGAAAGGATATTATCTTTTCGAATGGATTGGACAAACGCTCGAATTTTATCGTGTGAAGTAG